In one window of Notolabrus celidotus isolate fNotCel1 chromosome 15, fNotCel1.pri, whole genome shotgun sequence DNA:
- the tmem68 gene encoding transmembrane protein 68 — translation MCVFPSQCFLFGPQVCVFHALEDWAGLGQVEDYLSVLEYLLWVFTPLAIVFILPFLIVILLYLSILFLHVYKRKNQLREAYSNNLWDGARKTLATLWDGHGAIWHGYEIHGLEKIPDKGPALIVYYHGAIPIDYYYFLANVIIQKGRTCHSVADHFLFKIPGFKLLLEVFSVIHGPQEECVRALKNGHLLGISPGGVREALFSDETYPLLWGKRRGFAQVAIDSQVPVIPMFTQNLREGFRSLGTLRFYRWVYETFRLPIAPIYGGFPVKFRTFLGDPIPYDPNLNAAELAEKVQQAVQSLIDRHQQIPGNILRALLERFHSKHKEQ, via the exons atgtgtgtgttcccgtcacagtgttttctgtttggtccacaggtgtgtgtgttccacGCGCTGGAGGACTGGGCAGGCCTGGGTCAGGTGGAGGACTATCTGAGTGTTCTGGAGTACCTGCTGTGGGTGTTCACCCCTTTGGCCATCGTCTTCATCCTGCCCTTCCTCATCGTCATCCTCCTGTATCTCTCCATActcttcctccatgtttataaG aggaagaatcAGCTGAGGGAGGCTTACAGCAACAACTTGTGGGACGGAGCCAGGAAGACCCTGGCTACTCTGTGGGACGGACACGGAGCCATCTGGCATG GCTACGAGATCCATGGACTGGAGAAGATCCCAGACAAAGGACCAGCCCTGATCGTGTACTACCATGGAGCCATCCCCATAGACTACTATTACTTTCTGGCCAACGTTATCATCCAAAAGGGCCGGACCTGTCACTCTGTAGCTGACCACTTCCTCTTCAAGATCCCAG GTTtcaagctgctgctggaggtgtTCAGTGTGATCCATGGTCCTcaggaggagtgtgtgaggGCCCTGAAGAACGGTCACCTGTTGGGGATCTCTCCAGGAGGAGTGCGGGAGGCTCTGTTCAGCGACGAGACGTACCCTCTGCTCTGGGGCAAACGGAGAGGCTTTGCACAGGTCGCCATCGACTCTCAAGTG CCAGTAATTCCAATGTTTACGCAGAATTTGCGGGAAGGCTTCAGATCTCTGGGAACCCTCA GATTCTATCGCTGGGTGTATGAAACGTTCCGTCTCCCTATAGCTCCCATTTATGGAGGATTTCCTGTCAAGTTTCGTACCTTCCTCGGCGATCCCATCCCGTATGACCCCAACCTGAACGCTGCCGAGCTGGCGGAGAAG GTGCAGCAGGCGGTCCAGTCTCTGATAGACCGGCACCAGCAGATCCCAGGGAACATCTTGCGAGCTTTGTTGGAGAGATTTCACTCCAAACACAAAGAGCAATAA